Part of the Undibacter mobilis genome is shown below.
GGCGGAGATTTCCGAATATCTGATCGCCCATCCGTCGATCCGCAAGATTTCGTTCACCGGCTCGGTGCCGGTCGGCAAGCAGCTCGCCTCGCTTGCCGGTTTGCACATGAAGCGCGCCACCATGGAGCTCGGGGGGCATGCGCCGGTAATGGTGTTCGACGATGCCGACACCGACAGCGCAGCGAACCTGATGGCATTCCTGAAATATCGCAATGCCGGTCAGGTCTGCGTGTCGCCGACGCGTTTCTTCGTGCAAGAGAAAGCCTATGACAAGTTTGTCGCGAAGTTCGTTGACCTCGCCAAGGCTGTGAAGGTCGGCGATGGCTTCGATCCGGCGAGCAAGATGGGTCCGCTTGCCAATCCACGCCGTGTCAATGCGATGGAAAGCATCATCCTCGACGCCAAGGAAAAGGGCGCCAGGATTGAGACCGGCGGCAGTCGCATCGGCAATGCCGGCAATTTCTTCGAGCCGACGGTGCTGACCGGGGTGCCGCAGAACGCGCGCATCATGAGTGAGGAGCCTTTCGGTCCGGTTGCGGTGATGATGCCGTTCAAGGATACAGACGCAATGCTGGAGCAGGCCAACAGCTTGCCGTTCGGGCTGGCCAGCTATGCCTTTACCAAGGACGCCAAGACAGCGGCAAAACTGACTGATTCCATCGATGCCGGCATGCTGACCATCAACCATTTCGGCATCGCCCTGCCGGAGACACCGTTCGGTGGCATCAAGGACTCGGGCTATGGCCACGAAGGCGGTATCGAGGGCCTGAACGCTTACCTGCAGACCAAATTCGTCAGCCATCTGGCCTGACAAGCGAGGGCGGCGCCTCACGGGCGATTGGCCCGCGATGAGGCGGCGTGCCCGTTTTGACAAGCCGTGACGAACGCCGTCAGCGGCCTTTCCACTGCGGCGGGCGCTTCTCCACGAAGGCTTTGACGCCTTCGCGGAAATCCTCGCTGCCATAGGCGGCGCGCACCAGATCGTCGCCATCCGGCAGCCCGGCATGTTGCAGGCGGCGGATCGCCTCCTTGGTCACGCGCATCGTGACGGGGGCGTTGCCGGCAAGCTGCGTACAAATCGCGGCGATGCGGGCGTCCAGCGCGGCCGGCTCAACCACGTCCATCAGGAAGCCCGCGGCCAGCGCGTCCTCGGCGGCGATGTTCTCAGCCATCAGCATCATGCGCTTGGTGCGCGCCGCGCCGATGCCGGCCACCAGCCGGGCGTAATTGGCTACCGACAGACAGTTGCCGAGCGTGCGCGCGATCGGCACGCCGAATTTCGAGCCGGGTGTCGCAATGCGCAAATCGCAGCAGGCGGCAATCGCCAGCCCGCCGCCGATGGCCCAGCCTTCGACCACCGCCAGCGTCGGCATCGGCAGCGCTTCGAGTGCTGACAGATAGCGCTCCATTTTCTCCTCGTAGTCCGAACCCTGTTCGGGCTTCGAGAAGGCGAGGAACTGTGCGATGTCGGTGCCGGCGATGAAAGCCTTGCCGCCGGCGCCGCGCAGCACGGTAACGCGGATGCTGTCATCCTTGGCCAACGCGGCGCAGGCGTCGGCCAGCGCCTCATACATGCCCCAGGTCATGGCGTTACGGGCCTGCGGCCGGTCGAACAGGATGGTCGCCACGTTGCCGTCCCGGGTCAGGTGGACTTGGCCGTCGGACATTTCAATAACTCCACATTGCGTGCGGCGGTCACGGTTGCTCCCTCCTCATGAAGGGAAGCGAAAGATAAGGTCTGCCGTACTTTACACCTGGAGATAGCGTTGCCGCACGCTCGTATCGGCCGCGAGCTCGGCCGACGTGCCGCTCCAGACGGTGCGGCCCTTCTCAATGACGACATGGCGGTCGGCGATTTTCATCAGCGCGCTGATATGCTTGTCGACGACGAGAATGGCCTGGCCCTGCTTCTTCAGCAGCATCAGGCAGTTCCAGATCTCGGTGCGGATCTTCGGCGCCAGGCCTTCGGTGGCCTCATCGAGGATCAACAGCTTCGGATTGGTCATCAGTGCGCGGCCGATCGCCAGCATCTGCTGCTCGCCGCCGGAGAGCTGGTTGCCCATGTTGTTCTTGCGCGAAGCCAGCGACGGGAACAGTTCGTAAACGCGGGGAAGCGTCCATTGCGGCGCGCCGAAACGTGACGCATTGGTCGCGATCAGGTTCTCTTCGACCGAAAGCGACGGAAACACCTGGCGGCCTTCCGGCACCAGGCCGATGCCGGTCTGCGCAATCGAATAAGGCGGCAGGCCGATCAGCGGCTTGCCGTCGAAGCTCGCCGTGCCGGACTGCGGCGGCACCAGCCCCATCAGCGAGAAGATCGTGGTGGTCTTGCCCATGCCGTTGCGGCCGATCAGCGTGACCACCTCGCCGTCATTGACCGAGAACGAGATGTCGAACAGCACCTGGGCGGGGCCGTAGGAGGCGGCGAGGTTCTCGACGTGAAGCATTACTCAAGCTCCTCGCCGAGATAGGCTTCGGTTACCGCCGGATCGTTACGCACAGCATGCGGCGTGCCGCTCGCCAGCACGCGGCCATAGACCAGCACCGAAATCTTGTCCGCCAGCGCGAACACCGCGTCCATGTCGTGCTCGACCAGCAGCATGGCGAAGCGGCCCTTGAGCTTCTTGAGCACCGTGACGATGCGCTCGGATTCTTCCGGCCCGGTGCCGGCCATCGGTTCGTCGAGCAGCAACAGTTTGGGCTCGAGCGCCAGCGCGATTGCCAGTTCCAGCGCCCGCTTTTCGCCATGCGACAGATGCGCGGCGAGAATATCGGCGCGGTGGTCGAGGCTCACTTCGGTAAGCGCCGCCATGGCCTGGTCGTTGAGTTCGGCTTCGCCGGCGGCAGGCCGCAAGAAACGATAGCTCGAACCGGAGCGCGCCTGCACCGCGAGCGCCACGTTCTCCAGCGCCGAGAAGCGCGGCAGCACCGACGTGATCTGGAAGGAGCGCGCGAGGCCAAGCTTGGCGCGCTCGTCCGGCGGCAGATGCATGATGTCGGTGCCGTTGAGCAGAATGCGGCCGTCGTCCGGGCTCAAGGTGCCGGAGACCTGATGGATCAAGGTGGTCTTGCCGGCGCCGTTGGGGCCGATCACGGCATGAAGTTCGCCGGGGCCGATCTCCAGAGTCACGCCGTCGGTGACGACGAGGCCGCCGAAGCGCTTGCGCAGGTTTTCGATCAGCAGCACGGCGTCA
Proteins encoded:
- a CDS encoding NAD-dependent succinate-semialdehyde dehydrogenase, translated to MTTPQYLSKLDHYINGAWVQPTSGKGQDVVNPATNQPIGKLGFASKADLDAAVKAADAGFKTWRKVSAFERAKILRKAADLVRARADQIATALTFEQGKILGEAKLEVMGSADVIDWFADEGRRAYGRIIPARADGVRNMVIMEPVGPVAGFSPWNFPVLQATRKISAALAAGCSIIVKCPEETPGSPIEFVKCFEEAGVPDGVINLLYGVPAEISEYLIAHPSIRKISFTGSVPVGKQLASLAGLHMKRATMELGGHAPVMVFDDADTDSAANLMAFLKYRNAGQVCVSPTRFFVQEKAYDKFVAKFVDLAKAVKVGDGFDPASKMGPLANPRRVNAMESIILDAKEKGARIETGGSRIGNAGNFFEPTVLTGVPQNARIMSEEPFGPVAVMMPFKDTDAMLEQANSLPFGLASYAFTKDAKTAAKLTDSIDAGMLTINHFGIALPETPFGGIKDSGYGHEGGIEGLNAYLQTKFVSHLA
- a CDS encoding ABC transporter ATP-binding protein, producing MLHVENLAASYGPAQVLFDISFSVNDGEVVTLIGRNGMGKTTTIFSLMGLVPPQSGTASFDGKPLIGLPPYSIAQTGIGLVPEGRQVFPSLSVEENLIATNASRFGAPQWTLPRVYELFPSLASRKNNMGNQLSGGEQQMLAIGRALMTNPKLLILDEATEGLAPKIRTEIWNCLMLLKKQGQAILVVDKHISALMKIADRHVVIEKGRTVWSGTSAELAADTSVRQRYLQV
- a CDS encoding ABC transporter ATP-binding protein; protein product: MADAVLLIENLRKRFGGLVVTDGVTLEIGPGELHAVIGPNGAGKTTLIHQVSGTLSPDDGRILLNGTDIMHLPPDERAKLGLARSFQITSVLPRFSALENVALAVQARSGSSYRFLRPAAGEAELNDQAMAALTEVSLDHRADILAAHLSHGEKRALELAIALALEPKLLLLDEPMAGTGPEESERIVTVLKKLKGRFAMLLVEHDMDAVFALADKISVLVYGRVLASGTPHAVRNDPAVTEAYLGEELE
- a CDS encoding enoyl-CoA hydratase/isomerase family protein, whose amino-acid sequence is MSDGQVHLTRDGNVATILFDRPQARNAMTWGMYEALADACAALAKDDSIRVTVLRGAGGKAFIAGTDIAQFLAFSKPEQGSDYEEKMERYLSALEALPMPTLAVVEGWAIGGGLAIAACCDLRIATPGSKFGVPIARTLGNCLSVANYARLVAGIGAARTKRMMLMAENIAAEDALAAGFLMDVVEPAALDARIAAICTQLAGNAPVTMRVTKEAIRRLQHAGLPDGDDLVRAAYGSEDFREGVKAFVEKRPPQWKGR